A window of Sorex araneus isolate mSorAra2 chromosome 3, mSorAra2.pri, whole genome shotgun sequence genomic DNA:
ATTGAATAACACAAAAGTTACCAGGTGATAAGGAACatgaaattaatgttttaaagggACTCAAGCTAGAAcaattttacttttatctttaatAACTTTTGCCTTATAACCATACActtcatttttatgcattttaaagaaaatatcttaGAAGAATCAGTAACATTGTTGTTTCagagttattttaaaatgttaccaCTGGTGTGTAGTTTTGATTCCttcccttttgaaaaaaaaaatgcaactatTTTGTAAGATTGACTGCAGAGAACACAaagattaaatgaaaattttcgTTTAATAGCTAACTGCCAGTTGTTTTTGCCTTCGAAAACTAACTTGACAAGCTAACTGTGTTAAAGTGTGATAAAAGTCACTTTCAAAATGATATTTATGTCTCATAAATGATgtttaaactaatttttaatgatttgacTTTTTCTAGGATAGCAAAGTATGTAAATGTATGTGCACAAAACAGAAGTATTATTTATacgtattttttttaattacaggtaAAGATTATAGTTCCCAACAGCACAGCGGGTCTGATAATAGGGAAGGGAGGTGCTACTGTGAAGGCTATAATGGAGCAGTCAGGGGCTTGGGTGCAGCTTTCCCAGAAACCTGATGGGATCAACTTGCAAGAGAGGGTTGTCACTGTGAGTGGAGAACCGGAACAAAACCGAAAAGCTGTCGAACTTATCATCCAGAAGATACAAGAGGATCCACAGAGTGGCAGCTGTCTCAATATCAGTTATGCCAATGTTACAGGTCCAGTGGCAAATTCTAATCCAACCGGATCTCCTTATGCAAACACTGCTGAAGTGTTACCAACTGCAGCGGCCGCCGCAGGGCTCTTAGGACATGCTAACCTTGCCGGCGTTGCAGCCTTTCCAGCAGTTTTATCTGGCTTCACGGGCAATGACCTGGTGGCCATCACCTCTGCACTTAATACATTAGCCAGCTATGGATATAATCTCAACACCTTAGGTCTAGGTCTCAGTCAAGCGGCAGCGACAGGGGCTTTGGCTGCAGCAGCTGCCAGTGCCAacccggcagcagcagcagccaatTTGTTGGCCACCTATGCTAGTGAAGCCTCAGCCAGTGGCAGCACAGCTGGCGGTACGGCGGGGACATTTGCATTAGGTAGCCTggctgctgctactgctgcaACCAATGGATATTTTGGAGCTGCTTCTCCCCTAGCTGCCAGTGCCATTCTAGGAACAGAAAAGTCCACAGATGGATCAAAGGATGTAGTTGAAATAGCAGTGCCAGAAAACTTAGTTGGTGCAATCCTTGGCAAAGGAGGGAAAACATTAGTGGAATACCAGGAGTTGACTGGTGCAAGGATACAGATCTCCAAAAAGGGAGAATTCGTACCTGGCACGAGGAATCGGAAGGTAACCATTACTGGAACGCCAGCTGCAACACAGGCTGCTCAGTATTTAATCACACAAAGGATCACATATGAGCAAGGAGTACGGGCTGCCAACCCTCAGAAAGTGGGTTGAGGGCCCCTGATATCCATCAGATTGTTTTAACCCCCTCCTTTGCCCCATTTTCAAGAAGGATGTACTGTACTTTGCAGAAGTGAAGTTTTTctgttattaatatataattatgcaAATGAATGCGACTATGTTGACAATgtgtatatgtaaataatatgTGTTTTACCAGATGTTTCATAGAAAGAATTTTTTCTTGATCTGTTTTTGTTCTCTATACTTTGCTTGTGTATATTTGTCAGAGGTGTTTCTAGTGTAAGATTTAAGCCTGCCATTTTACCAGCATTATTGTAGTTTAATGATTGAATGTAGACAGGGATATGCGTATAG
This region includes:
- the NOVA1 gene encoding RNA-binding protein Nova-1 isoform X5, giving the protein MPQNVAKTEPVSILQPQTTVNPDRIKQTLPSSPTTTKSSPSDPMTTSRANQVKIIVPNSTAGLIIGKGGATVKAIMEQSGAWVQLSQKPDGINLQERVVTVSGEPEQNRKAVELIIQKIQEDPQSGSCLNISYANVTGPVANSNPTGSPYANTAEVLPTAAAAAGLLGHANLAGVAAFPAVLSGFTGNDLVAITSALNTLASYGYNLNTLGLGLSQAAATGALAAAAASANPAAAAANLLATYASEASASGSTAGGTAGTFALGSLAAATAATNGYFGAASPLAASAILGTEKSTDGSKDVVEIAVPENLVGAILGKGGKTLVEYQELTGARIQISKKGEFVPGTRNRKVTITGTPAATQAAQYLITQRITYEQGVRAANPQKVG
- the NOVA1 gene encoding RNA-binding protein Nova-1 isoform X4 — its product is MCTGVILTMHPMHRGREDGQYFLKVLIPSYAAGSIIGKGGQTIVQLQKETGATIKLSKSKDFYPGTTERVCLIQGTVEALNAVHGFIAEKIREMPQNVAKTEPVSILQPQTTVNPDRIKQVKIIVPNSTAGLIIGKGGATVKAIMEQSGAWVQLSQKPDGINLQERVVTVSGEPEQNRKAVELIIQKIQEDPQSGSCLNISYANVTGPVANSNPTGSPYANTAEVLPTAAAAAGLLGHANLAGVAAFPAVLSGFTGNDLVAITSALNTLASYGYNLNTLGLGLSQAAATGALAAAAASANPAAAAANLLATYASEASASGSTAGGTAGTFALGSLAAATAATNGYFGAASPLAASAILGTEKSTDGSKDVVEIAVPENLVGAILGKGGKTLVEYQELTGARIQISKKGEFVPGTRNRKVTITGTPAATQAAQYLITQRITYEQGVRAANPQKVG
- the NOVA1 gene encoding RNA-binding protein Nova-1 isoform X2, with amino-acid sequence MMAAAPIQQNGTHTGVPIDLDPPDSRKRPLEAPPEAGSTKRTNTGEDGQYFLKVLIPSYAAGSIIGKGGQTIVQLQKETGATIKLSKSKDFYPGTTERVCLIQGTVEALNAVHGFIAEKIREMPQNVAKTEPVSILQPQTTVNPDRIKQVKIIVPNSTAGLIIGKGGATVKAIMEQSGAWVQLSQKPDGINLQERVVTVSGEPEQNRKAVELIIQKIQEDPQSGSCLNISYANVTGPVANSNPTGSPYANTAEVLPTAAAAAGLLGHANLAGVAAFPAVLSGFTGNDLVAITSALNTLASYGYNLNTLGLGLSQAAATGALAAAAASANPAAAAANLLATYASEASASGSTAGGTAGTFALGSLAAATAATNGYFGAASPLAASAILGTEKSTDGSKDVVEIAVPENLVGAILGKGGKTLVEYQELTGARIQISKKGEFVPGTRNRKVTITGTPAATQAAQYLITQRITYEQGVRAANPQKVG
- the NOVA1 gene encoding RNA-binding protein Nova-1 isoform X3, whose translation is MCTGVILTMHPMHRGREDGQYFLKVLIPSYAAGSIIGKGGQTIVQLQKETGATIKLSKSKDFYPGTTERVCLIQGTVEALNAVHGFIAEKIREMPQNVAKTEPVSILQPQTTVNPDRIKQTLPSSPTTTKSSPSDPMTTSRANQVKIIVPNSTAGLIIGKGGATVKAIMEQSGAWVQLSQKPDGINLQERVVTVSGEPEQNRKAVELIIQKIQEDPQSGSCLNISYANVTGPVANSNPTGSPYANTAEVLPTAAAAAGLLGHANLAGVAAFPAVLSGFTGNDLVAITSALNTLASYGYNLNTLGLGLSQAAATGALAAAAASANPAAAAANLLATYASEASASGSTAGGTAGTFALGSLAAATAATNGYFGAASPLAASAILGTEKSTDGSKDVVEIAVPENLVGAILGKGGKTLVEYQELTGARIQISKKGEFVPGTRNRKVTITGTPAATQAAQYLITQRITYEQGVRAANPQKVG
- the NOVA1 gene encoding RNA-binding protein Nova-1 isoform X1, with the protein product MMAAAPIQQNGTHTGVPIDLDPPDSRKRPLEAPPEAGSTKRTNTGEDGQYFLKVLIPSYAAGSIIGKGGQTIVQLQKETGATIKLSKSKDFYPGTTERVCLIQGTVEALNAVHGFIAEKIREMPQNVAKTEPVSILQPQTTVNPDRIKQTLPSSPTTTKSSPSDPMTTSRANQVKIIVPNSTAGLIIGKGGATVKAIMEQSGAWVQLSQKPDGINLQERVVTVSGEPEQNRKAVELIIQKIQEDPQSGSCLNISYANVTGPVANSNPTGSPYANTAEVLPTAAAAAGLLGHANLAGVAAFPAVLSGFTGNDLVAITSALNTLASYGYNLNTLGLGLSQAAATGALAAAAASANPAAAAANLLATYASEASASGSTAGGTAGTFALGSLAAATAATNGYFGAASPLAASAILGTEKSTDGSKDVVEIAVPENLVGAILGKGGKTLVEYQELTGARIQISKKGEFVPGTRNRKVTITGTPAATQAAQYLITQRITYEQGVRAANPQKVG